From the Longimicrobium sp. genome, the window GACGTGGAGGCGAACACCCAGTCGTGCGAGACGCCGCGCCCGGAGATGGGCGCGGCGGCGGACGTGCTCCTGGGCAAGCCGTTCATCGGCTACGTGACCACGGGGGCGGCGACTTCGCGTGCCGACAACACGAACGAAGACACCACCAGCATGAACGTGGCGGTGACCAACAACATCGGGCAGCCGATCGGCACCACCGACGGCACCACCGCGGCGCCGGCCGGCGTCCGTGTCTACTTCCCCGACGCCCCCAAGGTCACCGCGGTGAACTCGGGCGCGGTGGCCAGCGCCACGGTGCGCCTGGAAGGCACCGACGGCACCGCGAACTTCTCCGGGCCGGAGGGTGAGAATCCCAGGCTCGGGAAGCTCTACTACCAGTACAACGGCGTGGTGGCGACGAGCGCCACGTCGTCGCCCAGGCAGTGGAGGTTCGTCTACTCCTCCAACACGAAGACCTTCACCTACGTGGTGCACGTGTCGGCGCCCGTGCAGTACGAGTTCGGCTGGGTGACGCTCTCGCCCGCGTCGCTGGCGCTGGGCGCGGCCGAGTCGAGCGCGCCCCTGTCCGGCACCCCGCGCCGCTTCACCGGCGAGACGCTGGCCGAAGGGATCACCTGGAGCACCTCGGACGCCGCGGTGGCGACGGTGGATGCCTCCACGGGCGTGGTGACGGGTGTGGCGCCGGGCACGGCCACCATCACCGCGACTTCCAAGGTGAAGGCCCAGCGGAAGGGCTCGATCCCGGTGACGGTGGACGCGCCGCCGACGCTCGTCTCCACCACCCCCGCGGACAACGCGACGCAGGTGGCGAGCAACAGCAACATCGTGCTCACCTTCAGCGAAGCGGTGGACGTCACCACCTCCAGCTTCACGCTGGAATGCCCCACCGGGACGGCGAAGACCTTCACCGTCAGCGGCTCGGGGACGGCGACCGTCACGCTCGACCCGGATGCCGACCTGCCGGCGGGGACCATCTGCGCGGTGAAGGTGATCGGCGCGCAG encodes:
- a CDS encoding Ig-like domain-containing protein yields the protein DVEANTQSCETPRPEMGAAADVLLGKPFIGYVTTGAATSRADNTNEDTTSMNVAVTNNIGQPIGTTDGTTAAPAGVRVYFPDAPKVTAVNSGAVASATVRLEGTDGTANFSGPEGENPRLGKLYYQYNGVVATSATSSPRQWRFVYSSNTKTFTYVVHVSAPVQYEFGWVTLSPASLALGAAESSAPLSGTPRRFTGETLAEGITWSTSDAAVATVDASTGVVTGVAPGTATITATSKVKAQRKGSIPVTVDAPPTLVSTTPADNATQVASNSNIVLTFSEAVDVTTSSFTLECPTGTAKTFTVSGSGTATVTLDPDADLPAGTICAVKVIGAQVSDSDTNDGPNNLAGGDRTFSFEVNIQAVPDVFGTTATGNVRINSASTSPAFSVTANDQINAANTTVTFAGWNAVAGKTQQGGDVVMTMSGAGMGQFTYNPPAGFEGTDSLEYTVTSGSATASAKVALPVSGMLWFVNSGGAACTTRVEGCGRLTNPYSTLAAFHAENNGTGNNPAANDNIFLYQGADYAGPVTLLAGQKLIGQDATSTLSEITAITPAAGSDALPAMDAAGT